TGAAATGCATTGCGTTCCATATGTCGTCAGTGTTCCACAGGGTTTAGCTCTTTGCAAGAGATTCGGGCTAATATCAAACGCAAAAATCGACCATGGGGTCGTATTTTGCGCACTCAGTGGGAAAATAAGCTTATTCTACCACCATAGATGTAATTGCTCGGAAAGCTTCTGCGAGATCGCTCGAGTCACCTCCTAAAAGTTCATTCTCCATCTCTCGTGCTCTACTTCCATCTAATGACATACTGTTTAAGTTGAAAAATGATAAATTTGAATTCATACGCACTGCTATTACTAGCTAACAAATCTCACAGCGTATCAAAGCGAGAGATCGCGCGTCACCCTGTTTAAGATTATAGCATATCAAGGCGACAGGCTAATCCACACATGTGTGTGTACAGATTACGTAAGTGGCAAGGAAGATCCCTCTCCTGCAAACTTAGTTTCCATCCACCCCATAAACAAACCAATAAGAGTCCCGTCAATAAGTACCCAAAATGGTGAAGATAATCCCATCCACGCGACGACATTTGATTCCATAACTACCTCAAGTGAAGAATATCCTAGAAGAATGTACATCAGTGTAAACAAGAAACCTGCAACAGCTCCACGTATCCACCATCTCATTGTAAATCCAAAAATTGGATGCGTATCAAACATTCCAACAAGCCCAAGAGTCAGGCCCATTAGTATAAATACTAGAAGTGTCCCAAAACCAAACATACTGAATAATGAAAATCCAAAGGTTGGCAACGCCAAAATTGCAACGATTCCAACAACTAGTCCAATCAGGACACCGATGAATATTCGTCCGGCTACTGAGCGCATTTTAAACATACATAATTATCTAAAATTGATAATACATTTATTGTATCATGCAGGCCTATTAACCATAATTAGAAAAGTGACCGGTTTTTTGAACAAGCGGCTCCGTCTTTCGAGTCTGCCCACGTTGCAAAACGTAAAAAACCCAAAGCTAGCGCTTGGGGTTTTACGTTTTGTGCTCGGGGGCAGACTCGAACTGCCGACACCTTGAGCTTCAATCAAGTGCTCTAAACCAACTGAGCTACCCGAGCATATGTTCCTGTTGAGATAGTTACTACATATCTACTGAGAACTTCCTGAGAAGTCTACACCAGGAATATTGTTAAGCAACCCTTGTAACTGATTCAAAGGTATTGAATCAGTTACTCCTTGTATTTGGTTTCCCACATCTTGCACTTGCGCGCCAGTTGCTTGTATTTGTGTGTATGCATTGGAAACTTCAGCTAGAATTGGTTGGAAAATAGTGAAGTATAGGTACACAGGGATGCCCAACAAAATGGCATACAATACTATTTTGAAAATGGTGGCCAAAAATGCATTTCGCTTCATGCTACGTAACATTTTATTGTTGCTACGAACCAGTTTATATATCTCATTAAGCTTCTTCTCAGAATCGGGCATAAGAATAGTATATCAAATATATGTATGCTTAGGGTGTACACATAAAGTTCCGATACGCTCCGCTGCTCCGCCTCACAAAACTAAAAAACAGTGCGCAGGCACTGTTTTTCTTGACCATCTTGGCGTCAGCTCACTAAGCTCGTTGTTCGCCTTACGGCTCCAATTCGCTAAGTGGCTCCTGCCCGGGCTCGCCCGTTTTTACTCCTCGTGGTCATAAAAACATGGCTCCGCCTCACAAAACTAAAAAACAGTGCGCAGGCACTGTTTTTCTTGACGTTTTGTGCCCTTGCCTGGAGTCGAACCGAGATCTAGTCCTTAGGAGGGACTTGTTTTATCCATTAAACTACAAGGGCGTGAAAATACTCTAACACAAAAACCTACCGCAAGCGGTAGGTTTTTGTTTCCTATCAACTGATTGATTACAATCCAAGAAGACTTCGGATTCGTTCTTCGTCAAATCCTATAACCATCTCTTCTCCGATAAATATTACCGGAACTCCCATTTGCCCACTTCGGGTAACCATCTCCTGCGCCTTTTCTTGGTCAGAAGCTACGTCGTGTTCAGTGTACTCTACATTGTTTGCTGTAAAGAATTCTTTTGCTTGTTGGCAAAAGTGACATGTTGGTGTGCTATATATAACTACTTGTTTATGGCTCATAGTACAGACATTATTTTGTAACCCACACAGTATAACACGTGCTTTCAGAATCTAGATAGTAAGAAGCCCCGAATGGGTTTTAATTCATTCGGGGTTTCAAGAAGAACAACTAACTATTGAGCTACTTCCTACTCAGACTCTCCTTCTCCGTACATTTCTCGATACTGAGCTATATTCTCTGCTCTCGCTTGAGCTTCTTCACCAAAGAAGTATCCAACAGTAAACACAAGATATGGCGTAATCACCGAGGCGATGAATAAAGCGACCTTGGTTGGGTCGCCAAAGGTCATGACAGCCTCGACTGATTCTTGAGTGAGAAGTATTTCTACCCAAACCGTTAAGGTTACGAAAGCAGCCACTGACCCAAACGGAATAGCGATTGCCATGAGAAATTTTTTGAACATGTCAGTCTCCTTTTGACTCGATTGTTCCGTTATGATAATACAATATTATATTGATATGTCAATTATTTATCTGAATCCAAGAAAATTGATGATA
This genomic stretch from Candidatus Kaiserbacteria bacterium harbors:
- a CDS encoding glutathione S-transferase N-terminal domain-containing protein; the encoded protein is MSHKQVVIYSTPTCHFCQQAKEFFTANNVEYTEHDVASDQEKAQEMVTRSGQMGVPVIFIGEEMVIGFDEERIRSLLGL